The region GGCCCGCGTCCTGGCGCAGGAGACCGCCGAGCGGCTCTTCGGCGCGCAGGGCGACCCGCTGTGGCACGCGTTCGGTGACTGGCGCGGCAAGAACCCCGCGTACGTCGTCGGGCACCTCGACCACATCGCCCGCATCCGCGCCGCACTGCCCGCGCACCAGCAGATCGCCGGGGCGAGCTACACCGGCGTGGGCGTCCCCGACTGCGTGAACGCCGGACGCACCGCCGCCCGCGCCGTCCTGACACCCGTCACCGCGTAGACTGAAGCCCACCACGCACCGCCTTCACCCCGGAGGCGGTGCGTTCCTACGTCATACCAGATGATGTATACCGCACCTGCATTTGACCCACCCGCATACCGCATGTAGACTCCGGCAGTCGCTGCGCACGCAGCACTTCGCGGGAACAGAGGGAAGTCCGGTCATGCCCCACAGGGGTTCAGTCCGGCACGGTCGCGCCACGGTCCTCAGTCCGAACGCTCGCCCAGCGAAGAGACGCCCATATCACGGCCCCCGCGCAAGGGGCACAAGGCGGTTTCCCTTTGATCACCTGACAACTCACCTCTGCCCTGTTCTGCTCCCGCTTCTCCCCTGCTCCAGAGGTGTTCCATGACCCTGCCCGTGTCCCGTCCCCCACTGGGCGGCCTTTTGCCCGTGCCGCCGCGTGAGACGCGCGTGACGCACGTCGTCTTTCCCGGCCTGACGAACCATCACGGCACGCTGTTCGGCGGTGAGGCACTGTCACTGATGGATTCGGCGGCGTTCATCGCGGCGACCCGGCACTGCCGGAAGAAGGTGGTGACGCGGCACCTGGACGCCATGGAGTTCCGTCATCCGATTCCGCAGGGGTCGCTGGTGGAACTCGTGGCGCGCGTGGTGCGGACCGGGCGGACGAGCATGACGGTGCAGGTGGACGTGTTCCGTGAGGACATGTACAGCGAGACGCGGGAACTGGCGTGCGCGGGGACGTTCGCGCTCGTGGCGCTGGGCGAGGACGGGCAGCCTGCGCCCGTGCCCCCACTGGCGGCAGAGGCGTGAGACTGGTGTTCGATTCCCTGACGGGGAACGTGCGGCGGTTCGCGACGGCCCTGGCGCGCGAGGCGGGGGGCCTGCCGGTCGGGTCGGTGCGGGACGCGCCGCCCGCGCCGGGTGAGGGGTTCCTGCTGCTGACGTACACGTTCGGGTCCGGGCAGGTGCCGGACAGCACCGCCGCTTTCCTGCGCGCGCACGGCGCGGGCCTGCGGGGCGTGGTGGCGAGCGGCAGTTACCACTGGGGGGAGAACTTCGGGCGGGCGGGCGACCGGATCGCCGCGCAGTTCGGGGTGCCACTGGTCGCGCGGCTGAACAAGGGAGGGACAGCAGCGGACCGCGCGGCGGTACTGGCGTGGCTGGCCGGGCAGAGCAAGGAATCGAGTGCAGCGTGGGTGTCGCCCGTGGTGGCGGAAAGGACGAACGAATGGATCCCTGGATTGAACTGAACAACAAGGTGCTGGCGGGTGGCGTGGTGGACACGTCGCATGATCAGGAGGCGCTGCGGGTGTACTTCCGCGAGAAGGTCAACCCGAACACCGTGACCTTCCCCAGCCTGGAGGAGAAGATCGCCACGCTGACCGAGCGTGGCGTGTGGGACCCGGCGGTGTTCGCCCGGTTCCGTCCGTCGGAGGTCCGCGCGGTGTTCGAGCGGGCGTACAGCCTGAACTTCCGCTTCCGGTCGTTCATGGGGGCGTTCAAGTTCTACAGCGAGTACGCGACCATGACCCCGGACCGCAAGCAGTGGCTGGAGCGGTACGAGGACCGCCTGAGCGTCACGGCCCTGGCCCGCAGCGAGTCCCTGCCGGAAGCGCTGGAACTCGTGGAGCATCTGGTGAACCAGACGTTCACGCCCGCGACGCCCACCCTGATGAACTCCGGGAAGGCGAACACGGGGCGGCTGGTCAGCTGCTTCCTGCTGCAGGACTGCACGGACAACCTGGATTCGATCACGAAGACACTGTCGTTCGTGGCGGAACTCAGCAAGGGCGGCGGCGGGATCGGCGTGGAGGTCAGCAACCTGCGCGCACGCGGCGAGAGTCTGCGCGGCATCCAGAACGTCACGAAGGGCGTGATGGGCGTGGCGAAGATGCTGGACAACATGCTGCGCTACGCGGATCAGGCGGGGCAGCGGCCCGGCGCGGGCGCGATCTACCTGAGCGTCATGCATCCGGACTTCCTGGACACCCTGAGCGCGAAGAAGATCGCGTCCGACGAGGACGCGCGCCTGAAGACCCTGTCCATGGGCGCGACTGTGCCGGACATCTTCCTGGAGAAGGCCCGCGCCGGGCAGGACATCTACCAGTTCTACCCGCACTCGCTGTTCCAGGAGACCGGCCGGGAGTTCACGAGCATCGACTGGACGCGCGAGTACGAGACGCTGGCCGCGAACCCGCGCCTGCGCAAGAAACTCGTGTCGCCGCGCCGCATCCTGGAGGACATCGCCGTCACGCAGGGCGAGAGCGGCTACCCGTACCTGCTGTTCGAGGGCAACGCGAACCGCGTGAATCCCATCCCGAACGTCGGGACGATCAAGATGAGCAACCTGTGCAGCGAGATCCTGCAACCCACCCTGCCCAGCACCTTCCACGCGTACGGGCAGGAGGAGAAGGATCAGGTGGGCCTGGACGTCAGCTGCAACCTCGCGTCGCTGGTCATCGAGCAGAGCCTCGCGAGCGGCGACCTGGGGCGCGTGGTGCGCTCGGCGGTGAAACTGCTGGACAACGTGGCCCGCTCGACCAGCATCCACGAGGTGCCCGCCGTGAAACGCGCCAACGAGGAGATGCGCAGCATCGGCCTGGGCGCCATGGGTCTGCACTCGTTCCTGGCGAAGAACGAACTCGTGTACGGCAGCCCCGAGGCGCTGGAGTTCGTGAACGTGTACTTCGCCGCCGTGCACTACCACGCCCGCCGCACCAGCATGCAGATCGCGCGGGACACCGGCTTCGTATTCCAGGGCTTCCAGGGCAGCCGCTACCAGACGGGCGAGCACTTCGCGCAGTACCTGCACGAGGACTTCCTGCCGACCACGCCCGAGGTCGCCGCGCTGTTCGACGGTCACGCCCTCCCCACCCGCGCCGACTGGCAGGCGCTCGTGCAGGACATCCAGACGCACGGACTGGCGCACTCGTTCGTCATGGCCATCGCCCCCACGGGCAGCATCAGTTACGTCAGCAACGCCTCGGCCAGCATCATGCCCATCACCGAACGCGTCGAGACCCGCACGAGCAACAAGGCCCGCACCATCTACCCCATGCCGCACTTAAGCGAACTGACCGAATGGTTCTACGAGGAAGCGTACGACATGGACCAGAAGCGCGTCATCGACACCGTCGCCGCCGCGCAACGCCACGTGGATCAGGGCATCTCCTGCACGCTGTTCGTGCCCAGCAACGCCAGCACCCGCACCCTGCAACGCTACTACCTGTACGCCTACGCCAAAGGGCTGAAAACGCTGTACTACACGCGCCTGCGCAAGGTCAGCATCGACGAGTGCCTGAACTGCGCCATCTGACGGCGGAACGGGGGACGGGGTGGCATCGGACTACACGACTGACCGTCCGAGGGTCGAAGAGTCAAAGGGTCAAAGAGTCTAGGAAAAGCCCCTCTGCCAAACCATTCTTAGACCCTCAGACGTTTAGACCCTTGGACAGTTAGACCCTCAGCCCCTTCCCTCAAGTCGCCACCGGATAGACCCCCTCTCCCCTCCCCAACCCCTGCGAGACCTGATATGACCCGAGCCCCCTTTACCGCCACGAACTGGAGCGACCCGGAAGACAGCTTCTCGGTCACGTTCTACGAGAAGTACACGTCCCAGCTGTGGTTCCCGGACGAGATTCCGCTGACGAACGACGCGATTCACTGGAAGAGCCTGACCGAGCAGGAACGCTGGACGTACATGCACGCCTCGGCGGGCCTGAACGCGCTGGATACCCTGCAGGGCGAGGTGGGCATGCCCGCCCTGCGCGGCCTGGTGGACGGGCACATCCGCAAGGCGACCCTGCAGTTCCAGGGGATGATGGAGGACATTCACGCGCGCAGCTACAGCCTGATGAACAAGACGTTCCTGACGACCACCGAGGAACGCGCCGTGTTCGCGTGGGTGGAGGCGCAGCCGCAGCTTCAGTTCAAGATTCAGTTCATCGAGGATGTGTTCCGCGACCCGGACGTCAGCGATTTCGGGCTGTGGCGGAAGATGGTCGTGTCGTGCATGCTGGAAACGGCGCTGTTCTACAGCGGCTTCTACTACCCGCTGCTGCTGGCCGGGCAGGGCCGCATGGTGTCCGCCGGGGAGATCTTCAACCTGATCATCCTCGACGAGGCCGTGCACGGCGTGTACGTGGCGCTGCTGGCTCAGGAGAAGTTCGCCGCACTGACCGATGACGAGCAGGCGCAGGCCCTCGCGTGGTACGAGGCGAGCCTCGACACCCTGTACCGCAACGAACTGGCGTACACCGAGGTGCTGTACGGCAGCGTGAACCTCGCCCATGACGTCGCCACGTTCATCCGCTTCAACTTCAACGTGCTGGCCGACAACCTCGGCCTGGAACGCCGCTTCCCCGACGAGGACGTGAACCCCGTCGTGCTGAACGGTATCCGCTCACGCGGCACCACCCACGACTTCTTCAGCGCGAAGGGCAGCAGCTACGCCAAACTCCGCGTCGAGGCGCTCACCGACGACGACTTCAGCGAACTCTGGCCCGCTCAGGAGGTCGCCCATGACTGACCTCAGACCCTTCGTGCTGTTCACGCAGGACCAGTGCCCGCAGTGCGAGACCCTCAAGCGCATGCTGACCCTCCCCCTGCGCGGCGCGTTCGACGACCAGATCGAAATCCTGCACCGACAGCAGAACCCCGACGCCTTCACTGCCCTGGCCGACGCGCACGCCCTGGCCCGCACCCCCGCTCTGCTGCACCGCCCCAGCGGGAAGCTGCTGCTCGACACCGGCAGCCTCGGCGCGGTCAAGGCATTCCTCACTCAGAGCTGAGAGCTGCAGCTTTTCACTCTGCGGCGCGGCGAAGTCGTTCCG is a window of Deinococcus grandis DNA encoding:
- a CDS encoding acyl-CoA thioesterase, whose protein sequence is MTLPVSRPPLGGLLPVPPRETRVTHVVFPGLTNHHGTLFGGEALSLMDSAAFIAATRHCRKKVVTRHLDAMEFRHPIPQGSLVELVARVVRTGRTSMTVQVDVFREDMYSETRELACAGTFALVALGEDGQPAPVPPLAAEA
- a CDS encoding ribonucleotide reductase stimulatory protein, coding for MRLVFDSLTGNVRRFATALAREAGGLPVGSVRDAPPAPGEGFLLLTYTFGSGQVPDSTAAFLRAHGAGLRGVVASGSYHWGENFGRAGDRIAAQFGVPLVARLNKGGTAADRAAVLAWLAGQSKESSAAWVSPVVAERTNEWIPGLN
- the nrdE gene encoding class 1b ribonucleoside-diphosphate reductase subunit alpha, producing MDPWIELNNKVLAGGVVDTSHDQEALRVYFREKVNPNTVTFPSLEEKIATLTERGVWDPAVFARFRPSEVRAVFERAYSLNFRFRSFMGAFKFYSEYATMTPDRKQWLERYEDRLSVTALARSESLPEALELVEHLVNQTFTPATPTLMNSGKANTGRLVSCFLLQDCTDNLDSITKTLSFVAELSKGGGGIGVEVSNLRARGESLRGIQNVTKGVMGVAKMLDNMLRYADQAGQRPGAGAIYLSVMHPDFLDTLSAKKIASDEDARLKTLSMGATVPDIFLEKARAGQDIYQFYPHSLFQETGREFTSIDWTREYETLAANPRLRKKLVSPRRILEDIAVTQGESGYPYLLFEGNANRVNPIPNVGTIKMSNLCSEILQPTLPSTFHAYGQEEKDQVGLDVSCNLASLVIEQSLASGDLGRVVRSAVKLLDNVARSTSIHEVPAVKRANEEMRSIGLGAMGLHSFLAKNELVYGSPEALEFVNVYFAAVHYHARRTSMQIARDTGFVFQGFQGSRYQTGEHFAQYLHEDFLPTTPEVAALFDGHALPTRADWQALVQDIQTHGLAHSFVMAIAPTGSISYVSNASASIMPITERVETRTSNKARTIYPMPHLSELTEWFYEEAYDMDQKRVIDTVAAAQRHVDQGISCTLFVPSNASTRTLQRYYLYAYAKGLKTLYYTRLRKVSIDECLNCAI
- a CDS encoding ribonucleotide-diphosphate reductase subunit beta → MTRAPFTATNWSDPEDSFSVTFYEKYTSQLWFPDEIPLTNDAIHWKSLTEQERWTYMHASAGLNALDTLQGEVGMPALRGLVDGHIRKATLQFQGMMEDIHARSYSLMNKTFLTTTEERAVFAWVEAQPQLQFKIQFIEDVFRDPDVSDFGLWRKMVVSCMLETALFYSGFYYPLLLAGQGRMVSAGEIFNLIILDEAVHGVYVALLAQEKFAALTDDEQAQALAWYEASLDTLYRNELAYTEVLYGSVNLAHDVATFIRFNFNVLADNLGLERRFPDEDVNPVVLNGIRSRGTTHDFFSAKGSSYAKLRVEALTDDDFSELWPAQEVAHD